From the genome of Azospirillum fermentarium:
AGATGGGCAGGGTCAGCGGGTGTTCCTCCGCCAGGATCTCGCCCATGCCGGCATCCACCAGCGGCTGCACCAGCGGGCGGGGGAAATGGCCGGTGCCGCCGCACTGTTTGACGAAATCAAGCCCCAGCGTGCCCACACCGATGGACACGGGGGACGATTGCGCGTCGGGGCGCTGCAGGCTGATGTTGCGGCGGAAGGTTTCGCCCCAATCGATATGGACGTACGGCGCGTCCCCGCCCCCGTCGCCCGCCGGCATGCGGAACAGCACCAGTTCCTCTTCCAGCAGCAGATGCACCGACAGCCCCGGCAGGGCGCGGGGGGAATAGAGAACCGCCAGATCCAGCGTGCCGTCCTGGAGCCGCTGCAACAGCCCGTCGGGCAGACCCACGTCGCAGCGCAGCGCGATGTCGGGGGCGTTCTGGCGCATCCAGGGAATCCAGCGGTTCAGCAGGCGGTTCCACACCCCCGCCTCGCCCCCCATGCGCAGCAGCGCCCGGTGGCCGGCGGGCAGTGCGGCTTCCTGGCGGGCCACTTCCCACAGGCGCAGCATGGCGGCGGCGTGGCGCTGGAAGCGGCTGCCGGCGGCGGTGAGGCTGGCGCCGGTCTTGTTGCGCACGAACAGGCGGCAACCGAGACGCTGTTCAAGCTGGCGGATGCGGGCGCTGACCGTCGATTGGGTGACGTGGAGCCGGGCCGCGGCGGCGACGAAACCGCCCGCGGCCACCACTTCCAGAAACGTCCGGGCCATTTCGATATCCATGCCGCCCTGCAGCCCTTTGAAAAACACCGTTCGCCGCCGCCACTATAACGCATCGGTTTTACCGATGATATCCATCAATAAATTTCGCTTTTGGCACCATAGTCGTAGGGTTAGCTTCCGCCATCCATTCAGGGCCGGCGGTCCACCCTCCCCCGCGGCAGGTACAGCCGGAAGATGTGGTGCATCTTTCGGCATCGGTGCGATTGAGCCTCGCCGGGCATTCCCTGAACCCGTAGACCTTGAGGAGTGCTGACGTGTCGATCACCCGTGTCGTTTTCTTTGCCTCTGCTCTCGCCCTGAGCGCGACCGCCGCCTATGCCGACGGCGACGCCGCCGCCGGTGAAAAGGTGTTCAACGTCTGCAAGGCGTGCCACACCATCGAGGCCGGCGGCCCGAACCGCGTCGGCCCGAACCTGCACGGCATCGTCGGCCGCAAGGCCGGCACCGCCGCCGGCTTCGCCTATTCCAAGCCGATGCAGGATTTCGGCGTCACCTGGGACGAGGAAAAGCTGAACGCCTACATCACCGATCCCAAGGCCACGGTGCCCGGCAACAAGATGGCCTTCGCCGGTCTGAAGGACGACGCCAAGCGCGCCGACCTGATCGCCTACCTCAAGAGCCAGTCCCAGTGATTTCGTGATCCGGCGGCCGCCCCGTTCCCCCGGCCGGGCGGCCTGACGGATCACGGCACGCTGTGTGGGGTCCCCTCCCCGCACGACGGGAGGACGGTGCCGCGGCGGGTTATCCCCTTATCCCGCCGCGGCACCGTCCATCTCGGCAGCCGGAACGGCGTTCGGATCGCCGAAGGCGGTTTCCCACGCCAGACCCGGCAGGGCGATGGACCGGCGCCCGCCACGGTCGGCACGGCACACGATGTGGCCGCGCTGTTCCATATAGGTCAGCAGCCGGCGGGCACGCCCCGCGGACCGGCTGCCGCAGGCCCGCGCCACCTCGTGGTCGGACGGGCACGGGTCGCCGTTCAGCGCCGCCCGCGCGATCATCAGATACACCCCCTGGATATCCTCCGACAGGCCGGACGCGATGGCCTGCACCTGTTCCCAATCGGGAACCTGGGCGGTGGCGGCATCGTCCACCCCCGCCCGCGCGGCGGCCAGACGGCGGCGGAAGGCCGGCAGGTCCAACGGCGGCCCCGCCACCCGGCGGATGCGGCAGCGCACGAGAAAATCCTGATACAGCACGGCCACCGAGCGGAAGGCGGCGTCGGGATCGGCCAGCACCTCCTCCATCACCGCGTCGATCTGCGGGCCGGGATCGGGCGGCGGTTCGGCGGGCACGGCGTCGGCGGCGTCCCCGTCCGCAGCGGCGGCGGTTTCGCTGGCCAGCAGG
Proteins encoded in this window:
- a CDS encoding LysR family transcriptional regulator is translated as MARTFLEVVAAGGFVAAAARLHVTQSTVSARIRQLEQRLGCRLFVRNKTGASLTAAGSRFQRHAAAMLRLWEVARQEAALPAGHRALLRMGGEAGVWNRLLNRWIPWMRQNAPDIALRCDVGLPDGLLQRLQDGTLDLAVLYSPRALPGLSVHLLLEEELVLFRMPAGDGGGDAPYVHIDWGETFRRNISLQRPDAQSSPVSIGVGTLGLDFVKQCGGTGHFPRPLVQPLVDAGMGEILAEEHPLTLPIYAVYPDDADATVLDPAFEGLRAILAA
- a CDS encoding c-type cytochrome → MSITRVVFFASALALSATAAYADGDAAAGEKVFNVCKACHTIEAGGPNRVGPNLHGIVGRKAGTAAGFAYSKPMQDFGVTWDEEKLNAYITDPKATVPGNKMAFAGLKDDAKRADLIAYLKSQSQ